One Brachyspira hampsonii genomic window, GCTCAAATGTATATATAGATTTTATTCCAAGACTATTCAAAGTATCGGTGAGCATCATACCAATACTAGATTTTCCGGAACCATCTATGCCTTCTAATACTATTAATTTTCCTTCCATTAATTATTCCCACTATACCTATATTATAAATAATACTAATTATTCAAAATAAATCAATATATAATTCTATCTTATCTTAAGCGTAGCTATGCCAATAAGAGCCATTATTATTCCTATAATATAGAATCTAAATACCACCTGAGTTTCTTTCCAGCCTGATTTTTCAAAATGATGATGCAAAGGAGCCATTTTAAATATACGCTTTTTATTAAAAAATTTATAAGAGAACACTTGTAAAACTACACTTAAAGCCTCTGCCACATAAACAGCTCCTATTATAACAAGAAGTAATTCATGCTTTATAAATAAGGCTATGATACCTAAAACTCCTCCCAAAGATAAACTTCCTACATCTCCCATAAACACCTGAGCAGGGTGGGCATTAAACCATAAGAATCCTAAACCAGCACCTATTAAAGCACCAACAAAAACTGTAACCTCTCCTGCATCTGATATGAAAGGTATTTTTAAATAAGTTGCTATTAGTGAGTTTCCTGATACATAAGAGAGAACTGCTAAAGCCATAGACATTATTATTAAAAGACCTATAGCAAGTCCGTCAAGTCCGTCGGTAAGATTAACAGCATTACTCATACTTACAACTACAAATGTTGCAAATGGTATGTATAATATTTTTAAATCTATATATATTGTACTTGCAAATGGAAGAAATATAGTTGAAGAAGGTACCTGTGCCACTTTTACAGCTTCTAATACTCCTATGCCTTGATTAAGTTCAAATGTCATCAAAAAAGTTGATTTATCAAAATAATATAAATAAACTCCTATTATAATTCCTACAAAAGTTTGAAAAAATATTTTGTATTTTCCGGGAAGACCTTTCGAGTTTTTATATTTAATCTTCAAAAAATCATCTAAGAAACCTGCTATTGAAAGTATTACTAATGATAAAGTAAGAAGTATTATTTTTAAATTATCTAATTCAGCCCATAAAAGCACACTGATTAAAATACTTCCTACTATAAATATACCTCCCATAGTAGGAGTGCCTGTTTTAACTAAGTGTGTTTCAGGACCGTCATCTCTTACAACCTGACCGAAATTAAGTTTTTTTAATTTTTCTATAACATTCGGAGCAAATAAAAGCACTAATATCAATGCAGTAGCTACAGCACCGGCAGTTCTGAATGTGATATATCTAAATAGGTTAAAACCAAAAAATGATTCCCTTAATGGATAAAAAATTTGATACAGCATAATTATATACAACCTTTATATAATTAAAAAAGTTAAATATTTATTGTAAATATACTATTATATATATAAGGTTTTGTCAATTAAAAAATATTATGTTAATTAATAAATTCTAATTATTGCAGTATACTTTTTGATATAAAAAAATCAGACTATTATATTTTTTATAATAGCCTGATATTGAGTTTTATTTAAAATATTATTTTTGTATATAAAAAAGCTGTAAGTAAGATTCTAAACAATTTTTATAATATCTTTCATTTTTTATAGATTATTATTTATTAATATATTTTATATCTTTTTCAGTAATTACTCTGTCTATAAAATAATGTCTTTTCGGCAATAAATCTAAATCATATTTTTGATATGCTGATGAAGAGTTTAAAGCAGATAATTGAGGTAATCTAACTTCTACAACATCTTTTCTATCAACCAAACCTGCCTCAGCATTGACTAAAGTATTTAATATTATAGAATATCCATTTCCTAAATCTTTAGTTTTGATTTTTTGACTATCTGCTATAGAAGGAATATTAACTGTTTCATAAAGTATTGCTGCTTTAGGTACTAATGGAAAAAGATTACCGCTTGATGACTCCAATACTATAAGTGAAGCATTTGGAACTTTTCTATCATTTATATCTTTTAGCCAATTAATAAGCATATCATTCATATCATTTCCTAGATTAGAATTTAATTTTTTCACTGTACTTACAAGTCTTTCTTCACTTGAAAGTTTAGGAGAAGAATTTGCTAATTCTTTGTAAATATTATAATTTCCTCCTGTATTCATATCAAGCCATTTTGAAAATACTGATGCAGAAGCATAACTAAATATAACTTTATTATCATTTAATATATGCTGTCCATCCGTATATCTAAGATACCAAGAATAAAAAGAATAGATAGGAATAATATTAAATATAGCAAGTCTCTCATCTGTTAAATATTTTGAAAATATATGAGATGTAGATTCTGAAAGCATTTCATTAAACCAAATATCTGGTTCTTTTTTACCTTCTAATACATTTACATTATAATTAATTAAATGCTGAAATTCATGCATAATAAATCCAATTGTAGTTTCATTAATATAAACTACATCAATATACAAAAATTCTCCCCTTACACCATCTTTTCCTTCAGTTATATCATTTGGCGCAAAATATCCCATTAAAACTGAATCTTCAGGTCTAATATTGATATTTAATTCTGCCATTAAAAATATTATTTTACCATTTCCATCAAGATCTGAATGATTTCCATATATTTCTATTTCTTTTTTATAATTATTTTCAAATTCTGTAAAAAAAGATATTACTTTCTCTCTTGTAATATTATATCCATCTTGTAAATAAACAATTGTATGTTCTGATTCAACTATTTTGCTGAATTTTGCTCTAGTTTCATTATAGTTTCCTAATCTATCAAATTGCCAAAAAGGAAATTCTTTAGTTTCTGAATATGCTGGATTATAATATGTTATATTACCTATGGTTTCTGAAGGGGATGTAACCTTATTACCGCATGAAACAATAAACATAAAAACAATAAATAAAAATAAATAAAATGTTTTCATAATTATTCCTTATAGTTTTACTTTTATATATAATAAAAATTTTATCAATGGCAATTCTAAATCAATGAACAAGCAGTTTGCAACTTTAGTTGTAAAATATTTTTATATAGTTTATCACTAAAAATAATAATCAAAAAATCAGACTATTACAATTTTTTATAATAGCCTGATTATTAAATAATATATTATCTTAATCCTTTTCATTAATTATCACATCTCTGAAGTAATTATCTTTGAATATGGTTAAATCTTTAAAATCATTATATTGTACGCTTAAAGATTTTGATGACGGCGGCAAAGTTATTGAAACATCTACAATATTATTCGCTGAAACCAATCCTGGAGTTGTATTTTTTGAAGTATTTAATAGAAGATAATAACTACCATCTAAATCTGTTTTTCTGATTTTAGGATCAGTAACTTTACCAGCATCCTCAGCAGAGCAAACTATTAATGCTCTAGGAACTAATTGTAATTGTCCGTTTACAGTTAAATGTTCAATAACTCCTGGATAAGATTCAGAAAAAGGAATAGCACCAATATTTAACCCTAAGTTATTTCCCTTATATATATCAGAAATATAATTAATCAATAAAGTATCCATATCGCTGCCTAAAGAGTGTGCTAATTCTTTTACAGAATTTACAAGTCTTTGTTCACTGTCTGCTATGGTAGAAGAAGCTATTTTTCTATAAACTTCCTGATTTCCTCCTGTTTTAGTGTCAATCCATTTCATAAAAATTGATACTGGAGAATAGCTTAAAGTAGCCATATCTACTCCAAATATATCTGTTGTGTCTTCATATTTCAAATACCAAGAATAAAAAGAATAATAAGGTATTACATTAAATGATTCTACTCTCATTTGTACAATGCTATTATTAAATGTATGTGATGTGGACTCAGAAAGTGCCTCATTAAGCCAAATATCCATTTCTATATTATGTTCAAAAACATTTACATTGTAATTAATCAAATGCTGAAGTTCATGCATCATAACACCAAATACTGATTCCAATTCCCACTTAACATTTACATGAAGATATTCACCTCTTATTCCATCTTTTCCATCAATCAAATCCATACTAGAAAAATACCCTCCTGTATCATTTCCATTTGTAATAATAACAGCCATTAAAAATATTATTTTTCCGTTTCTATCAAGATCTTACCAGAATTATAATCTTTTACAGCTACTTGTATAGGTATAGCTATTCTTAAATTGTTATTTAAAGCATTAAACATAAGTACAGGAGTATGTACGCCTAATTGTCCGTTTACCAAAGTATAGTTATAACCAATACCTATACCAAAAGCATCAGAAGTGTAGCCTATACCAGCAGAAATAGTTGAATCTAATTTAACATCTCCGGTATATATTCTGGAGTTATTTCTTCTTGTTTTGATTCTTCTTGAATATCTGCTTTTACTTCTTCTTGAGGTTCATTAGTATATTCTTGTACATCTTCTTCCTTAGGTTCTTCACTATATGATTCTACTTCTTCATGATATTCTGGAGTTATTTCTTCTTGTTTTGTGTTTTTTTGAATATCTGCTAAGGTTCCAAACCCAAGCCAAGCCAAGCCAAGCCAAGCCAAGCCAAGCCAAGCCAAGCCAAGCCAAGCCAAGCCAAGCCAAGTAGTATGAACTCGGTTTATTGTCAAGCATCAAAAAAAATTTACCTAAAATTTTTTATTAACAATTTTTTCAAATCTGTAAATAATCAATCAATTATATTTATCAATAATATAAAAATAATCTATGAAACAGTAAACATTCAATTAATCAAGTTTACAATAACTAACAATAATAGGATTGTACTATGAAAAAGAATTTTATTAACAAAAAAATGTATTTTTTACTTCTTTTATTGATTTTGATAGTAGTATTGATAATGTCATGTAAGAAGGTAAATTTATTAAGCCCCACATATATACCGCATCCAACAGAATTTG contains:
- the mraY gene encoding phospho-N-acetylmuramoyl-pentapeptide-transferase, translated to MLYQIFYPLRESFFGFNLFRYITFRTAGAVATALILVLLFAPNVIEKLKKLNFGQVVRDDGPETHLVKTGTPTMGGIFIVGSILISVLLWAELDNLKIILLTLSLVILSIAGFLDDFLKIKYKNSKGLPGKYKIFFQTFVGIIIGVYLYYFDKSTFLMTFELNQGIGVLEAVKVAQVPSSTIFLPFASTIYIDLKILYIPFATFVVVSMSNAVNLTDGLDGLAIGLLIIMSMALAVLSYVSGNSLIATYLKIPFISDAGEVTVFVGALIGAGLGFLWFNAHPAQVFMGDVGSLSLGGVLGIIALFIKHELLLVIIGAVYVAEALSVVLQVFSYKFFNKKRIFKMAPLHHHFEKSGWKETQVVFRFYIIGIIMALIGIATLKIR